One Streptomyces coeruleorubidus DNA segment encodes these proteins:
- a CDS encoding PHP domain-containing protein, with protein MRIDLHTHSTASDGTDAPAELVRKAAAAGLDVVALTDHDTTRGHAEAIAALPEGLTLVTGAELSCRLDGISMHMLAYLFDAAEPTLLAERELVRDDRVPRAQGMIAKLRELGVPVTWEQVARIAGDGSVGRPHVATALVELGVVPTVSDAFSQDWLADGGRAFVEKHETDPFEAIRLIKGAGGVAVFAHPGASKRGRTVPEAAIAEMAAAGLDGIEVDHMDHDPDTRARLRGLAKELGLLVTGSSDYHGSRKTCVLGEYTTDPEVYGEITRRAFGAFPVPGAGGV; from the coding sequence GTGCGCATCGATCTGCACACCCACTCCACCGCTTCCGACGGTACCGACGCGCCCGCCGAGCTGGTGCGGAAGGCCGCCGCGGCCGGGCTGGACGTCGTCGCGCTGACCGATCACGACACCACCCGTGGCCACGCCGAGGCGATCGCCGCGCTGCCCGAGGGGCTCACGCTCGTCACCGGAGCCGAACTCTCCTGCCGGCTCGACGGCATCAGCATGCACATGCTGGCCTACCTCTTCGACGCCGCGGAGCCGACGCTGCTCGCCGAGCGCGAGCTGGTCCGGGACGACCGGGTGCCCCGGGCGCAGGGCATGATCGCCAAGCTTCGTGAACTGGGCGTGCCCGTGACCTGGGAGCAGGTGGCGCGGATCGCCGGTGACGGGTCCGTCGGGCGTCCGCACGTGGCGACCGCGCTCGTCGAGCTGGGCGTGGTGCCGACCGTCAGCGACGCCTTCTCCCAGGACTGGCTGGCCGACGGCGGCCGGGCCTTCGTGGAGAAGCACGAGACCGACCCCTTCGAGGCGATCCGGCTGATCAAGGGCGCGGGCGGGGTCGCGGTGTTCGCCCACCCCGGGGCGAGCAAGCGGGGGCGTACGGTGCCGGAGGCCGCGATCGCCGAGATGGCCGCGGCCGGGCTGGACGGCATCGAGGTCGACCACATGGACCACGACCCGGACACGCGTGCGCGGCTGCGGGGGCTGGCGAAGGAACTGGGGCTCCTCGTGACCGGGTCCAGCGACTATCACGGCAGCCGGAAGACGTGTGTGCTCGGCGAGTACACGACGGATCCCGAGGTGTACGGGGAGATCACGCGGCGGGCCTTCGGGGCGTTTCCCGTGCCCGGGGCCGGCGGAGTCTGA